A portion of the Deltaproteobacteria bacterium genome contains these proteins:
- a CDS encoding MopE-related protein, with the protein MQRSGSRIVREWLPLVFLASILALTGCNCGEGTLGNCPAERCDNIDNDCDGQTDELELWEAKGESCSVGVGACASGGVFICNPDDRLGPLTCSGTPGQAGVEVCNGLDDDCDGLTDEEPEWSNLNQLCTVTMGGCVANGIFVCDQLNPTGLTLCSATPGPPVVEVCDGFDNDCDGDTDEEAIWADLGEQCTTGVGSCERAGIRGCDPGDPTGATICLAVGGSEGVEVCNGVDDDCDGETDEDLAWADKGQPCVLGIGACEAPGIRICDPGNAAGPTICNAIPGSGVAEVCNGLDDDCDGQTDNGALWAGKFGPCTVGVGACTAAGLMVCDPADPTGALVCNAVAGSPSAEACNGLDDDCDGQADEDALWLTLGDICNVGIGQCRATGVEICDVGNPGGATICSVSSGAAGSEICNGLDDDCDGQTDEEATWSDLGTVCTVGVGVCERTGVRRCDGTDPAGATICDATAAPAGVEVCNGLDDDCDGQTDEDATWADLGTVCSVGEGTCERSGVRICDPGAPAGPTICNASPGSTGAEVCDGLDNDCDGQTDEDAPWANKGQVCNVGAGGCQESGTFICDPTAPADPTICSANPAPPGTEICDGLDNDCDGQTDEDLLWVDLGTICRVGQGVCEAVGIKVCDPGAPLGATICSATAGAPGTETCNGLDDDCNGSIDDGPAWADRGQGCTEGVGVCASAGVRICDGANPAGPTVCSATAGAPGTETCNGLDDDCNGSIDDGALWGDRGTGCTAGTGICSAAGVKVCDPTDPSGATVCSATPGAPGSEVCNGLDDDCDGAIDDGALWSDLGTGCTSGQGVCATAGVKVCDPGNAAGATVCSASAGAPEVEVCNGVDDDCNGSIDDGALWANKGQSCKVGEGVCVEFGARICDPANPAGATICSGTPGTPGTEICNGLDDDCDGSIDEGALWANLGDGCSVGTGVCVEYGSRICDPANAAGATICSATPGAAGLEICNGLDDDCDGSIDEGVLWADRGQGCTAGTGICAAAGVKICDAADPTGATVCSAAPGPGGVEVCNGLDDDCDGVIDDGALWADKGTGCTSGVGVCAEAGSRICDAANPSGPTICSATPGTPGTEVCNGLDDDCDGAIDDGALWADRGTGCTVGVGTCSAAGVKVCDPGNAAGATVCSATPGAPGSEVCNGLDDDCDGAIDDGATWADLGQGCTVGVGTCSAAGVKVCDPGNAAGATVCSATPGAPGTETCNGLDDDCDGAIDDGALWADLGSGCTSGQGVCAQAGSRICDPGNAAGPTICSATPGAPGTEVCNGLDDDCDGTIDDGALWADLGTGCTSGQGICAAAGVKVCDPGAPAGATVCSATAGAPGTEVCNGLDDDCDGVIDDGPLWADKGTGCTSGVGVCLESGAKVCDAGNPAGPTVCSAIAGTPGTEVCNGLDDDCDGAIDDGALWATLGDGCTVGTGVCSEAGSLICDAGNPAGPPVCSATPGAPGTEVCNGLDDDCDGSIDEGALWADRGTGCTSGAGVCSAAGVKVCDPGAPAGATICSATPGAPQTEVCNGLDDDCDGSIDEGALWADRGEGCTSGLGICAAAGVKVCDPGAPAGATVCSATPGAPQTEVCNGRDDDCDGAIDDGALWVDLGEGCSAGTGECIEFGSKICDPGDPAGATICSATPGAPGVEVCNGLDDDCDGSLDEGALWADLGDGCNVGTGLCLEYGSKICDPGDPAAATICSATPGAPGVEVCNGRDDDCDGSIDEGVLWADLGEGCTAGTGVCSAAGVKVCDPGAPAGATVCSATPGAPGTEVCNGLDDDCNGTIDDGALWADKGEGCAVGTGVCLEYGSRICDPGNAAGPTICSATPGAPGTEVCNGLDDDCDGTIDDGALWADKGTGCTAGTGICAAAGVKVCDPGNAAGATVCSATPGAPGTEVCNGVDDDCDGSIDEGASWADLGQGCSAGTGVCVEYGSRICDPGNAAGPTICSATPGAPGTEVCNGLDDDCDGTIDDGALWADKGTGCTAGTGICAAAGVKVCDPGNAAGATVCSATPGAPGTEVCNGLDDDCDGGIDEGASWADLGQGCSAGTGICVAYGSKVCDPGDPAAPTVCSATPGAPGTEICNGLDDDCDGTIDDGALWADRGTGCTAGTGICAAAGVKVCDPGNAAGATVCSATPGPSGTEVCNGLDDDCDGSIDEGATWADLGQGCSAGAGICLEYGSRICDPGNAAGPTICSATPGAPGTEVCNGLDDDCDGTIDDGALWADRGTGCTAGAGICAAAGVKVCDAGDPAGATVCSATPGPAGTEVCNGLDDDCDGTIDDGALWADKGTGCTAGLGICEAAGVKVCDPGAPAGATICSATPGPSSTEVCNGLDDDCDGAIDDGALWADKGTGCTSGVGVCSEAGVKICNAGDPGGVTICSAVPGAPGTEVCNGLDDDCDGTIDDGALWADRGTGCTSGVGICEAAGVKVCDAGDPTGATVCSATPGAAGTEVCNGLDDDCDGSIDDGPLWTDKGQSCISGVGICAAAGVKICDTGAPAGATVCSATPGSPGTETCNGLDDDCDGTPDDNLSAASCANQNGVCSGSTQLCGGTAGWLPCDAGSYGADYETNEYSCDALDNDCDGSTDESLVGASCPLQQGVCAGVRQACSGGTWQACDYGPAYQAAEATCDGLDNDCDGAVDESLTGALCPLQEGVCAGARQVCAGASGWLACNAGSYGADYEVSEISCDGLDNDCDGVTDDVDLDGDGHVDFACGGDDCEDLNPLVFTGAEELCGDGIDNDCNFIAEDRDEDGDLHIDVACATYGGALPIDDCNDASALANPDETETCGDGLDNDCNGSIDDVDLDGDKRIDVACGGVDCDDSDAAVHPGAVELCDGKDNECNGVIDDKDRDVDGHVDVACVLYTGGLPVDDCDDANVGVNPDMDEVCGNALDEDCSGATNDKDVDGDGAVDTDPLCGGLDCDDDDPMTYPGAPEVLDGRNNDCDADGRADEGLVAAGQVIVTEIFYDSSQTPDENYEWFEVFNPGDRPVNLRQWLLRDQPGISQEIAVISADVIVPPRGFATLCRTGDPLYNGGVTCDYEYGYMQLANSADELILEFEGVLVDEIWYGGAGWPSATTGSLNLDPDQYFADNNTSGPWCNHPAGPPELANGDDCSPGISNISCTLPIDDPQVVAVHPDKGIEGGGTEVIIVGSGFSGATDVQVDGSSCSAWVVDSDDQITCTVPPGTAGTVNVTIVEGATSDTLSAGFTYTREASSNPETVNAISIDRPATLDVIRDRWCEGIFGLVEEGGTTGGGCPAGREYAPGALIAEVGYGTLSTDPRTDGSWIWFPSFCAQSIGSADEFVGTLKVSTPGTYSYGFRVSVDGGDTWNYGDLDGSGNGFSAAQLGVMLVR; encoded by the coding sequence GCCTGCGCCTCCGGCGGCGTCTTCATCTGCAACCCCGACGATCGCCTGGGCCCGCTGACCTGCTCCGGCACGCCGGGCCAGGCCGGCGTCGAGGTCTGCAACGGGCTCGACGACGACTGCGACGGCCTCACCGACGAGGAGCCGGAGTGGTCGAACCTGAACCAGCTCTGCACCGTGACCATGGGCGGCTGCGTCGCGAACGGCATCTTCGTCTGCGACCAGCTCAACCCCACCGGGCTGACCCTCTGCTCGGCCACTCCGGGGCCGCCGGTGGTCGAGGTCTGCGACGGCTTCGACAACGACTGCGACGGTGACACCGACGAGGAGGCGATCTGGGCCGACCTCGGGGAGCAGTGCACGACCGGCGTGGGGTCCTGCGAGCGGGCCGGCATCCGGGGCTGCGACCCGGGCGACCCCACCGGGGCGACGATCTGCCTGGCCGTCGGCGGCAGCGAGGGCGTCGAGGTCTGCAACGGCGTCGACGACGACTGCGACGGCGAGACGGACGAGGACCTGGCCTGGGCGGACAAGGGGCAGCCCTGCGTGCTGGGGATCGGGGCCTGCGAGGCGCCCGGCATCCGGATCTGCGACCCGGGGAACGCGGCCGGGCCGACGATCTGCAACGCCATCCCCGGCAGCGGGGTGGCCGAGGTCTGCAACGGGCTGGACGACGACTGCGACGGGCAGACCGACAACGGCGCCCTCTGGGCCGGCAAGTTCGGGCCCTGCACGGTGGGCGTCGGCGCCTGCACCGCGGCGGGCCTGATGGTCTGCGACCCGGCCGATCCCACCGGGGCCCTGGTCTGCAACGCCGTGGCGGGCTCGCCGAGCGCCGAGGCCTGCAACGGCCTGGACGACGACTGCGACGGCCAGGCCGACGAGGACGCCCTCTGGCTGACCCTCGGCGACATCTGCAACGTGGGCATCGGCCAGTGCCGGGCGACCGGCGTCGAGATCTGCGACGTGGGCAACCCCGGCGGCGCCACGATCTGCTCGGTGAGCTCGGGGGCGGCCGGCTCCGAGATCTGCAACGGGCTGGACGACGACTGCGACGGGCAGACCGACGAGGAGGCGACCTGGTCCGACCTGGGCACCGTCTGCACCGTGGGCGTGGGCGTCTGCGAGCGGACGGGCGTCCGGCGCTGCGACGGGACCGATCCGGCGGGCGCGACGATCTGCGACGCCACCGCGGCGCCGGCGGGGGTCGAAGTCTGCAACGGGCTGGACGACGACTGCGACGGGCAGACCGACGAGGACGCCACCTGGGCCGACCTGGGCACGGTCTGCAGCGTGGGTGAGGGAACCTGCGAGCGCAGCGGCGTGCGGATCTGCGATCCGGGCGCCCCGGCGGGGCCGACGATCTGCAACGCCTCCCCCGGGAGCACCGGCGCCGAGGTCTGCGACGGCCTGGACAACGACTGCGACGGGCAGACCGACGAGGACGCCCCCTGGGCCAACAAGGGGCAGGTCTGCAACGTCGGCGCCGGCGGCTGCCAGGAGAGCGGCACCTTCATCTGCGACCCCACCGCGCCGGCCGATCCGACGATCTGCTCGGCGAACCCCGCGCCGCCGGGCACCGAGATCTGCGACGGCCTGGACAACGACTGCGACGGGCAGACCGACGAGGATCTCCTCTGGGTCGATCTGGGCACCATCTGCCGGGTCGGGCAGGGGGTCTGCGAGGCCGTGGGCATCAAGGTCTGCGATCCCGGCGCCCCCCTCGGCGCGACGATCTGCTCGGCCACCGCCGGGGCGCCCGGCACCGAGACCTGCAACGGGCTGGACGACGACTGCAACGGCAGCATCGACGACGGCCCGGCCTGGGCCGATCGGGGTCAGGGCTGCACCGAGGGCGTGGGCGTCTGCGCCTCGGCCGGCGTGCGGATCTGCGACGGGGCGAACCCCGCCGGCCCCACGGTCTGCTCGGCCACCGCCGGGGCGCCCGGCACCGAGACCTGCAACGGGCTGGACGACGACTGCAACGGCAGCATCGACGACGGCGCCCTCTGGGGGGACAGGGGCACCGGCTGCACCGCCGGCACGGGGATCTGCTCCGCCGCGGGCGTGAAGGTCTGTGACCCCACCGACCCCTCGGGCGCGACGGTCTGCTCGGCGACGCCGGGCGCGCCGGGCAGCGAGGTCTGCAACGGCCTCGACGACGACTGCGACGGCGCCATCGACGACGGCGCCCTCTGGTCCGATCTGGGCACGGGCTGCACCTCGGGGCAGGGGGTCTGCGCCACGGCCGGGGTGAAGGTCTGCGATCCGGGGAACGCGGCGGGGGCGACGGTCTGCTCCGCGAGCGCGGGGGCGCCGGAGGTCGAGGTCTGCAACGGCGTGGACGACGACTGCAACGGCAGCATCGACGACGGCGCCCTCTGGGCCAACAAGGGCCAGAGCTGCAAGGTGGGCGAGGGCGTCTGCGTCGAGTTCGGCGCCCGGATCTGCGATCCCGCAAACCCGGCGGGGGCGACGATCTGCTCGGGGACGCCGGGCACGCCCGGCACCGAGATCTGCAACGGGCTGGACGACGACTGCGACGGCAGCATCGACGAGGGCGCCCTCTGGGCGAACCTCGGCGACGGCTGCAGCGTGGGCACCGGCGTCTGCGTGGAGTACGGCTCGCGGATCTGCGACCCGGCGAACGCGGCGGGCGCGACGATCTGCTCGGCGACGCCCGGCGCGGCCGGCCTCGAGATCTGCAACGGGCTGGACGACGACTGCGACGGCAGCATCGACGAGGGGGTCCTCTGGGCGGACCGGGGCCAGGGCTGCACCGCCGGCACCGGCATCTGCGCCGCGGCCGGGGTGAAGATCTGCGACGCGGCGGACCCCACGGGCGCCACCGTCTGCTCGGCCGCGCCCGGCCCCGGAGGCGTCGAGGTCTGCAACGGGCTGGACGACGACTGCGACGGGGTGATCGACGACGGCGCGCTCTGGGCGGACAAGGGGACGGGCTGCACCTCGGGGGTCGGGGTCTGCGCCGAGGCCGGCTCCCGGATCTGTGACGCCGCCAACCCCTCCGGCCCGACGATCTGCTCGGCGACGCCGGGCACGCCGGGCACCGAGGTCTGCAACGGGCTGGACGACGACTGCGACGGCGCGATCGACGACGGCGCGCTCTGGGCGGACCGCGGCACCGGCTGCACCGTGGGCGTGGGCACCTGCTCCGCGGCCGGGGTGAAGGTCTGCGATCCGGGGAACGCGGCCGGGGCGACGGTCTGCTCGGCGACGCCGGGCGCGCCGGGCAGCGAGGTCTGCAACGGGCTGGACGACGACTGCGACGGCGCGATCGACGACGGCGCGACCTGGGCCGACCTGGGCCAGGGCTGCACCGTGGGCGTGGGTACCTGCTCCGCGGCCGGGGTGAAGGTCTGCGATCCGGGGAACGCCGCCGGGGCGACGGTCTGCTCGGCGACGCCGGGCGCGCCGGGCACCGAGACCTGCAACGGCCTCGACGACGACTGCGACGGGGCGATCGACGACGGCGCGCTCTGGGCCGACCTCGGCAGCGGCTGCACCTCCGGGCAGGGTGTCTGCGCCCAGGCCGGCTCGCGGATCTGCGATCCGGGGAACGCGGCGGGGCCGACGATCTGCTCGGCGACGCCGGGCGCGCCGGGCACCGAGGTCTGCAACGGCCTCGACGACGACTGCGACGGGACCATCGACGACGGCGCGCTCTGGGCGGATCTGGGCACCGGCTGCACCTCGGGGCAGGGCATCTGCGCCGCGGCCGGGGTGAAGGTCTGCGATCCGGGCGCCCCGGCGGGGGCGACGGTCTGCTCGGCGACCGCCGGCGCGCCGGGCACGGAGGTCTGCAACGGCCTCGACGACGACTGCGACGGAGTGATCGACGACGGCCCCCTCTGGGCCGACAAGGGCACGGGCTGCACCTCCGGCGTCGGAGTCTGCCTGGAGAGCGGCGCCAAGGTCTGCGACGCCGGGAACCCGGCGGGCCCCACCGTCTGCTCGGCGATCGCCGGCACGCCCGGGACCGAGGTCTGCAACGGCCTCGACGACGACTGCGACGGGGCCATCGACGACGGCGCCCTCTGGGCGACCCTGGGCGACGGCTGCACCGTGGGCACCGGCGTCTGCTCCGAGGCCGGCTCCCTGATCTGCGACGCGGGGAACCCCGCGGGTCCGCCGGTCTGCTCGGCGACGCCGGGCGCGCCGGGCACCGAGGTCTGCAACGGACTGGACGACGACTGCGACGGCAGCATCGACGAGGGTGCGCTCTGGGCGGACCGGGGCACGGGCTGCACCTCCGGCGCCGGCGTCTGCTCGGCGGCGGGCGTGAAGGTCTGCGATCCGGGCGCCCCGGCGGGCGCGACGATCTGCTCGGCGACGCCGGGCGCGCCGCAGACCGAGGTCTGCAACGGGCTGGACGACGACTGCGACGGCAGCATCGACGAGGGCGCCCTCTGGGCGGACCGGGGCGAGGGCTGCACCTCGGGCCTGGGCATCTGCGCCGCCGCCGGCGTGAAGGTCTGTGATCCCGGCGCCCCGGCGGGGGCGACGGTCTGCTCGGCGACGCCGGGCGCGCCGCAGACCGAGGTCTGCAACGGCCGCGACGACGACTGCGACGGCGCCATCGACGACGGCGCCCTCTGGGTGGACCTGGGGGAGGGCTGCAGCGCCGGCACCGGCGAGTGCATCGAGTTCGGGTCGAAGATCTGCGATCCGGGCGACCCCGCCGGCGCGACGATCTGCTCGGCGACGCCGGGCGCGCCGGGCGTCGAGGTCTGCAACGGCCTGGACGACGACTGCGACGGCAGCCTCGACGAGGGGGCGCTCTGGGCCGACCTGGGTGACGGCTGCAACGTGGGCACCGGCCTGTGCCTCGAGTACGGCTCGAAGATCTGCGACCCGGGCGACCCCGCCGCGGCGACGATCTGCTCGGCGACGCCGGGCGCGCCAGGCGTCGAGGTCTGCAACGGCCGGGACGACGACTGCGACGGCAGCATCGACGAGGGCGTCCTCTGGGCCGACCTGGGCGAGGGCTGCACGGCGGGCACCGGCGTCTGCTCGGCCGCCGGGGTGAAGGTCTGCGATCCGGGCGCGCCGGCGGGCGCGACGGTCTGCTCGGCGACGCCCGGGGCCCCGGGCACCGAGGTCTGCAACGGCCTGGACGACGACTGCAACGGGACGATCGACGACGGCGCCCTCTGGGCGGACAAGGGCGAGGGCTGCGCGGTGGGCACCGGCGTCTGCCTGGAGTACGGCTCGCGGATCTGCGATCCGGGGAACGCGGCGGGGCCGACGATCTGCTCGGCGACGCCGGGCGCGCCGGGCACCGAGGTCTGCAACGGCCTGGACGACGACTGCGACGGGACGATCGACGACGGCGCCCTCTGGGCCGACAAGGGCACCGGCTGCACCGCCGGCACCGGCATCTGCGCCGCGGCGGGCGTGAAGGTCTGTGATCCGGGGAACGCGGCCGGGGCGACGGTCTGCTCGGCGACGCCGGGCGCGCCGGGCACCGAGGTCTGCAACGGCGTGGACGACGACTGCGACGGCAGCATCGACGAGGGCGCCTCCTGGGCGGACCTCGGCCAGGGCTGCAGCGCGGGCACCGGCGTCTGCGTGGAGTACGGCTCGCGGATCTGCGATCCGGGGAACGCGGCGGGGCCGACGATCTGCTCGGCGACGCCGGGCGCGCCGGGCACGGAGGTCTGCAACGGCCTGGACGACGACTGCGACGGGACGATCGACGACGGCGCCCTCTGGGCCGACAAGGGCACCGGCTGCACCGCCGGCACCGGCATCTGCGCCGCGGCGGGCGTGAAGGTCTGTGATCCGGGGAACGCGGCCGGGGCGACGGTCTGCTCGGCGACGCCGGGCGCGCCGGGCACGGAGGTCTGCAACGGCCTGGACGACGACTGCGACGGCGGCATCGACGAGGGCGCCAGCTGGGCGGACCTCGGCCAGGGTTGCAGCGCGGGCACGGGGATCTGCGTGGCCTACGGCTCGAAGGTCTGCGACCCGGGCGACCCTGCCGCGCCGACGGTCTGCTCGGCGACGCCGGGCGCGCCGGGCACCGAGATCTGCAACGGCCTCGACGACGACTGCGACGGGACGATCGACGATGGCGCCCTCTGGGCGGACCGGGGCACCGGCTGCACCGCGGGCACCGGCATCTGCGCCGCGGCCGGGGTGAAGGTCTGCGATCCGGGGAACGCGGCCGGCGCGACGGTCTGCTCGGCCACCCCCGGCCCCTCGGGCACGGAGGTCTGCAACGGCCTGGACGACGACTGCGACGGCAGCATCGACGAGGGCGCCACCTGGGCGGACCTCGGCCAGGGCTGCAGCGCGGGCGCCGGCATCTGCCTGGAGTACGGCTCGCGGATCTGCGATCCGGGGAACGCGGCGGGGCCGACGATCTGCTCGGCGACGCCGGGCGCGCCGGGCACCGAGGTCTGCAACGGCCTGGACGACGACTGCGACGGGACGATCGACGACGGCGCCCTCTGGGCGGACCGGGGCACCGGCTGCACCGCGGGCGCCGGCATCTGCGCGGCGGCCGGCGTGAAGGTCTGCGACGCGGGCGACCCCGCCGGCGCGACGGTCTGCTCGGCCACCCCCGGCCCCGCCGGCACCGAGGTCTGCAACGGCCTGGACGACGACTGCGACGGGACGATCGACGACGGCGCCCTCTGGGCGGACAAGGGCACGGGCTGCACCGCGGGCCTGGGGATCTGCGAGGCCGCCGGGGTGAAGGTCTGCGATCCGGGCGCGCCGGCGGGCGCGACGATCTGCTCGGCCACCCCCGGCCCCTCCTCGACCGAGGTCTGCAACGGCCTGGACGACGACTGTGACGGCGCCATCGACGATGGCGCCCTCTGGGCGGACAAGGGCACGGGCTGCACCTCCGGGGTCGGCGTCTGCTCCGAGGCCGGCGTGAAGATCTGCAACGCCGGCGACCCCGGCGGCGTGACGATCTGCTCGGCCGTCCCGGGTGCGCCGGGTACGGAGGTCTGCAACGGCCTGGACGACGACTGCGACGGGACGATCGACGACGGCGCCCTCTGGGCGGACAGGGGCACGGGCTGCACCTCGGGGGTGGGCATCTGCGAGGCCGCCGGGGTGAAGGTCTGCGACGCCGGCGATCCCACGGGCGCGACGGTCTGCTCGGCGACGCCGGGGGCCGCGGGCACGGAGGTCTGCAACGGCCTCGACGACGACTGCGACGGGTCGATCGACGACGGTCCGCTGTGGACCGACAAGGGCCAGAGCTGCATCTCGGGCGTGGGCATCTGCGCGGCGGCCGGGGTGAAGATCTGCGACACCGGCGCCCCCGCCGGCGCGACGGTCTGCTCCGCCACGCCGGGTAGCCCGGGCACGGAGACCTGCAACGGGCTGGACGACGACTGCGACGGGACCCCCGACGACAACCTCAGCGCCGCGTCCTGCGCCAACCAGAACGGCGTCTGCTCGGGTTCGACCCAGCTCTGCGGGGGCACCGCCGGCTGGCTTCCCTGCGACGCCGGCAGCTACGGGGCCGACTACGAGACCAACGAGTACAGCTGCGACGCGCTGGACAACGACTGCGACGGCAGCACCGACGAGAGCCTGGTCGGGGCCTCCTGTCCTCTGCAGCAGGGGGTCTGCGCCGGCGTCCGGCAGGCCTGCTCGGGTGGGACCTGGCAGGCCTGCGACTACGGTCCGGCCTACCAGGCCGCCGAGGCCACCTGTGACGGCCTCGACAACGACTGCGACGGCGCGGTGGACGAGAGCCTCACCGGGGCGCTCTGCCCGCTGCAGGAGGGCGTCTGCGCCGGGGCGCGGCAGGTCTGCGCCGGGGCCTCCGGCTGGCTCGCCTGCAACGCCGGCAGCTACGGGGCCGACTACGAGGTCAGCGAGATCAGCTGCGACGGCCTCGACAACGACTGCGACGGCGTCACCGACGACGTCGACCTCGATGGTGATGGCCACGTGGACTTCGCCTGCGGCGGCGACGACTGCGAGGACCTCAACCCGCTGGTCTTCACCGGCGCCGAGGAGCTCTGCGGCGACGGCATCGACAACGACTGCAACTTCATCGCCGAGGACCGGGACGAGGACGGTGACCTGCACATCGACGTGGCCTGCGCGACCTACGGCGGCGCGCTGCCCATCGACGACTGCAACGACGCCTCGGCCCTGGCCAACCCCGACGAGACCGAGACCTGCGGCGACGGCCTCGACAACGACTGCAACGGTAGCATCGACGACGTGGATCTCGACGGTGACAAGCGCATCGACGTCGCCTGCGGGGGGGTCGACTGCGACGACAGCGACGCCGCCGTGCACCCCGGCGCGGTCGAGCTCTGCGACGGCAAGGACAACGAGTGCAACGGGGTGATCGACGACAAGGACCGGGACGTCGACGGCCACGTGGACGTGGCCTGCGTGCTCTACACCGGCGGCCTGCCCGTCGATGACTGCGACGACGCCAACGTCGGCGTGAACCCCGACATGGACGAGGTCTGCGGCAACGCCCTGGACGAGGACTGCTCGGGCGCCACCAACGACAAGGACGTGGACGGCGACGGCGCGGTGGACACCGATCCTCTCTGCGGCGGCCTCGACTGCGACGACGACGATCCGATGACCTACCCGGGGGCGCCCGAGGTGCTCGACGGCCGGAACAACGACTGCGACGCCGATGGCCGGGCCGACGAGGGGCTGGTCGCGGCGGGCCAGGTGATCGTCACCGAGATCTTCTACGACTCCTCGCAGACGCCGGACGAGAACTACGAGTGGTTCGAGGTCTTCAACCCGGGCGACCGGCCGGTGAACCTGCGGCAGTGGCTGCTGCGGGATCAGCCCGGCATCTCCCAGGAGATCGCGGTCATCAGCGCCGACGTGATCGTCCCGCCGCGGGGCTTCGCCACCCTCTGCCGCACCGGCGATCCCCTCTACAACGGTGGGGTCACCTGCGACTACGAGTACGGCTACATGCAGCTGGCCAACAGCGCGGACGAGCTGATCCTCGAGTTCGAGGGCGTGCTCGTGGACGAGATCTGGTACGGCGGCGCCGGCTGGCCCTCGGCCACCACCGGCTCGCTCAACCTCGATCCGGATCAGTACTTCGCCGACAACAACACCTCGGGGCCCTGGTGCAACCACCCGGCCGGCCCCCCCGAGCTGGCCAACGGCGACGACTGCAGCCCCGGGATCTCGAACATCTCCTGCACCCTCCCCATCGACGACCCGCAGGTCGTGGCGGTCCACCCCGACAAGGGCATCGAGGGCGGCGGCACCGAGGTCATCATCGTCGGCTCGGGCTTCTCCGGCGCCACCGACGTGCAGGTCGACGGCTCGAGCTGCAGCGCCTGGGTGGTCGACAGCGACGATCAGATCACCTGCACCGTCCCGCCGGGCACCGCGGGCACGGTGAACGTGACCATCGTGGAGGGCGCCACGAGCGACACCCTCAGCGCGGGCTTCACCTACACCCGCGAGGCCAGCTCCAACCCCGAGACGGTGAACGCGATCTCCATCGATCGGCCGGCCACCCTGGACGTGATCCGCGATCGCTGGTGCGAGGGGATCTTCGGCCTGGTCGAGGAGGGCGGCACCACCGGCGGCGGCTGCCCGGCCGGGCGGGAGTACGCGCCGGGCGCCCTCATCGCCGAGGTGGGCTACGGCACCCTCTCCACCGACCCGCGGACCGACGGCTCGTGGATCTGGTTCCCCTCCTTCTGCGCGCAGTCCATCGGCTCGGCCGACGAGTTCGTGGGCACCCTGAAGGTCTCGACCCCGGGCACCTACAGCTACGGCTTCCGGGTGAGCGTCGACGGCGGCGACACCTGGAACTACGGCGACCTCGACGGCAGCGGCAACGGCTTCTCGGCCGCGCAGCTCGGCGTGATGCTGGTGAGATGA
- a CDS encoding macro domain-containing protein, with the protein MEAKIVEGDLLNQEVEVIVNAWNRNLIPWWLLLPQGVSGAIKKRGGAAPFREIARGGAMPLGSARLSGPGRLPFRAIIHVAGIDLLWRASRASIQGSVESAMALVEQEGFASVAFPVIGAGSGSFDEEGALRLMQEALAGLSSRAEVRIVRFRRG; encoded by the coding sequence ATCGAGGCGAAGATCGTGGAGGGCGACCTCCTCAACCAGGAGGTCGAGGTCATCGTCAACGCCTGGAACCGCAACCTGATCCCCTGGTGGCTGCTCCTGCCCCAGGGGGTCTCGGGGGCGATCAAGAAGCGGGGCGGCGCCGCCCCTTTTCGGGAGATCGCGAGGGGTGGGGCGATGCCCCTGGGCAGCGCCCGCCTCTCGGGGCCCGGGCGGCTCCCCTTCCGGGCGATCATCCACGTGGCGGGCATCGACCTGCTCTGGCGGGCCTCGCGGGCCTCGATCCAGGGCTCGGTGGAGAGCGCCATGGCCCTGGTCGAGCAGGAGGGCTTCGCCAGCGTGGCCTTCCCCGTCATCGGCGCGGGCTCGGGCAGCTTCGACGAGGAGGGCGCGCTCCGGCTCATGCAGGAGGCGCTCGCCGGCCTCTCGAGCCGGGCCGAGGTCCGCATCGTCCGCTTCCGCCGCGGATGA